DNA sequence from the Ruminococcus albus 7 = DSM 20455 genome:
CTATACGCCTACAATTTACATACAGCCAAGTAAAATATCAAAATATCTTGATGAGGATGAAACTGAAAATTTCCGAAAAGGGCGAGAACTCGGCATCCAACGGTTGATGAAAATCAACCTGCTGAAACGAATGGAAAGTTCAGTTCATTCGTTCTTGCTTACTGTACGTCGCATTCACGACTTTTTACACGATACATCAGAGATTATTTCAAAATTTATGAAAACTGGAATAGGTAACCTCGATGAAATGCGTGATCTTTTAAGTACAACTAATGATTTTGACTTTGATGACCAAAATACCGACTTCTTTAGTGTTGGTAAGAAAGTAAAGATTGACATTCGTGATATGGATTATATTAGTTGGAAGCGCGATATAGATAATGATATTGAAAATCTCCAACTACTGATTTTTATGGTTGAAGATATCACTCCGGAGTATGATTACAAGTTGAATGAGCTGTTTCGAGTGATAAAAGAGAAGATAGCTCACCCCATCAACCCCGAAAACAAGAAAATAATAATATTTACAGCATTTGCGGATACTGCTGAGTACTTGTATGATAATGTGAGCAAAATGGCATTATCTGAACTTGGACTGCATACAGCACTTGTGACAGGTTCTGTTGACGGGAAAACTACGATTTCAAAATTCAAAGCAGATATGAACCACGTTCTGACCTGCTTCTCTCCTCTATCCAAAGATAAAGCCGTACTGTATCCAAATGAATCGGCGGAAATAGATATACTCATAGCAACTGACTGTATCTCTGAAGGTCAGAACTTGCAGGACTGCGATTATTGCATTAACTATGACATTCATTGGAATCCAGTACGTATTATTCAACGTTTTGGACGTATCGACCGAATTGGTAGTCGTAATGCCGTGATACAACTTGTGAATTTTTGGCCCGATCTTGACCTTGATGAATATATCAATTTGAAATCCCGTGTGGAAACACGAATGCGTATTTCTGTTATGACGTCTACTGGTGATGATGACCTAATAAATCAGGAGGAAAAGGGCGATCTCGAATACCGACGCAATCAGCTTAAGCGCTTGCAGGAAGAAGTTGTTGACCTTGAAGATATGACAAATGGCATTTCTATTATGGATTTAGGACTTAATGAATTCAGAATGGATCTGCTTGCATATATGAAAGAACATGAAGATATCGATCACACGCCGTTCGGCATCCATGCTGTTGTAAAAGGCGAAAAACCGGGCGTTATATTCGTGATGAAAAATGTCAATGAGCATATAAACATTGAGAATCAGAACCGCCTGCACCCATTTTATATGGTATATGTCAGCATGGACGGCGAGGTGATCACAAATCACTTGCAGCCCAAAGATACGCTTGATATCATGAGACATCTTGCAAAAGGAAAGACACAGCCAGACAAGCACCTCTGTGATAAATTCAATAAAGCAACAAACAACGGTAAAAACATGGCTAAAATCTCGCAGTTACTGGAGGATTCAATCATGTCTATCATTGATGCAAAGGACGAGAGCGACATTGACAGCTTCTTCGGAGGAGGACAGACCACATTCCTTTCAGGAGGATTCTCAGGACTGGATGATTTCGAGCTGATATGTTTCATGGTGGTGATTTGATATGATTGAGTTTCCAAGTGCAACGGTGGTAGGCAGAAGACTTCCGAAGGAGGCGTTCTATAAGCACTTGCCACTGACCAAGCCATTGAAAGACAAATTTGTGTCTGATGTTGAACGTATTGTAGTAGAAAACAGCTTGACCAAAAGTAATCTGAATTTGAACGATGATGCGGAAATCAACGAAATTATGCTGTTATCTATCACGTTAAAAAAACAGGAATTTGACGGCAAGGTAGTTGAAGCAATCGCAAGGCAGAATCAGCACAAACTGATTTTTCTTCTAATTTATGAAAATAGTTATCAGCTTGCATTGTATCATAGCAAGTTATACCGCACTTCATGGATGCAGAAAGATCAGGTTTCCCTGAGACCGCAGGGCTTTTCGCTTGACGAGATATGGAACTGCTTTATTGAGCAAATAGCACTGTTTGCTGAACAGGCTGAAAATATCCGAACACTCTCTATTGAGGAACGCCTGGCTTTACAAGAGAAAATACAGAAACTCGAAAAGCAGATACAGAAAACTGAAACTGCTGCCTGGAAAGAACAGCAGCCTAAGAAACAATTTGCATTATACACGAAATTACGTGAATATCAAAAACAATTGGAGGAACTGAAACATGGACAAGCTTAAAATGCACACGCCCGATCTGGCGGATGAGAACTTTAAAAAGCTGGCATCGCTGTTCCCGAACGCTGTTACCGAAACAATTACAGGCTACGATGCAGATGGTAATGCAATCGTTGAACGTGCCATTGATGCAGATGTATTGCGACAGGAAATTTCTGCAACCGTCGTTGAGGGTGCGCAGGAGCGTTATCAGTTCACATGGCCTGATAAAAAGAAATCCATAGTGCTTGCCAATCAGCCGATTGCAAAGACGCTTCGCCTTGACCGTAAGAAGTCCGTTGGCAGAGACGGCACACCGGGTAGTATTGATACCGAGAACATCTATATCGAGGGTGACAACCTTGATGCTTTGAAGCTCTTGCAGGAAACATACCTTGGCAAGGTGAAGATGATTTATATTGATCCGCCCTACAACACCGGAAATGATTTTATCTATGAGGATGATTTTTCGCTGGATACAGGCGAGTATCTGGGAAACAGTGGGCAGTTTGACGAAGAAGGAAACCGCCTTGTACAGAACACGGAAAGCAACGGGCGGTTTCATACAGACTGGCTTAATATGATGTACCCGCGTCTAAGAATTGCTAAGGATTTACTGTCTGAGGACGGGGCGATTTTTATATCAATAGACGAACATGAAGTCGGTAATTTAAGAAAAATGTGTGATGAAGTGTTCGGCGGTGCTTGCTTTGTTTCTGATGTTGCATGGCAGCGCACTTATTCAATGAGAAATGATGTAAAAGGTATCGCTGCTGAAATTGAACATGTTTTAGTTTATGGGAAACAACCTGCCTGGCAACCCAAAAAACTCGCAAGAACAGAAAAAATGGATTCAAAATATAAAAATCCAGATAATGACCCTCGTGGCGCATGGAGAAATATCGTAGCGAGCGCTCCCAATGCAGCAACGCATCAAGGCATGGTATATGCAATTCAAAATCCTATTACGGGAGAATATGCATATCCGCCTCAAGGAAGGTGCTGGAGCTTAGGTCAAGATTTTATGCTTAATGCGATGAATCAGTGGTGCGATTATGAATTAAAAAACATTCACGATGATGAAAGAAGAGCAGAAGTTTGCGGCGTAAGTACGGCTGAAGTAAGAAAAGATGTTCTTGCAATTGTGTTGAAAGGCGCTTTAGCTGAGGCAAAACAAAAAGCTTTAGCAAAGTATCAAGGAGTTTTACCCGAGTTTTTCTTTTCCAAAAAAGGTGAAGGAACTTTAAGCAGAAAAGCCTATATAAACGAAGTTGCTGGAAGACCTGTAACGAATTTCTGGTCATTTGAAGAAACTGGACATACTGATGAAGCATCCAGATTACTGAAAGAATTATTTGATGGTACAACAGTTTTTGATACGCCAAAACCTGTTCGCCTTTTAGACAGAATCATAACCATTGCGACAAATACCGAAGATGTAGTGCTAGATTTCTTCTCTGGATCGGGAACTACTGCGGAATCACTTTTGAAAATGAATATGTCTGATAGCGGAAATAGAAAGTATATTCTAGTTCAAATTAATGAAGAAACGCGGTTGCCTAGTTATGCTAATCTCTGTGAAATCGGAGAAGAACGAATCCGCCGTGCCGGAAAGAAGATCAAGGAAGAAAATCCGCTTACAACCGCAGACCTTGATATTGGGTTCCGTGTGTTCAAGGTTGACAGCAGTAACATGGAGGACGTGTATTATCGCCCTGCTGACCTGAAACAAGACCAGATCATGATGAACATAGATAACGTCAAGGCAGACAGAACGCCGGAAGATCTGCTTTTTCAGTCGATGCTCGACCTCGGCATTCTGCTTTCCTCTGAAATCGAAGAAACGGAATTTGCCGGAAAGAAGGTCTTTTCCGTTGCAGGTGGCTACCTGATTGCCTGCTTTGATTTTGAGATCACTGAGGAAACTGTTACGGAGATTGCAAAGAAAAAGCCTTTCTATGCTGTTTTCCGTGATGCAGGCTATGCAAATGACAGCGTTGCCACGAACTTTGAGCAGATTTTTGAAACCTATAGCCCGAAAACCAAGAGGAAGGTACTGTAATGGCTGACATGAAATTCAAATTTACCATACAGCCCTATCAGACAGAGGCTGTAGAAAGCGTCGTGAACGTATTTGCAGGTCAGTCTTTTAATGACCGTTTCACATATCGCAGAGATGTGGAAGTAGAACGCACTCTTCTGAATGCACAGAAGTCTGACGAAGAATTGTATATGGGCTTCGCAAATGCCCGTGTGCAACTTGATGGGACTCAGCTCCTTGCAAATATCCGAAAAATACAGGGCAGAAACAATATCAAGCTGTCCGATTCTCTGACAACCAAGCTCGGCTGCTGTTCTCTTGACGTAGAAATGGAAACAGGAACTGGAAAGACCTATGTTTACATCAAAACGATGTTTGAACTGAACAAGCGTTACGGCTGGAGCAAATTCATTGTCGTTGTACCGAGCATTGCAATCCGCGAGGGAGTCCGCAAGAGCTTTGACGTAATGCAGGAGCATTTCCATGAGCAATACGGCAAAAAGGCGCGGTTCTTCGTTTACGATTCCAAAAACCTTTCCGAGATCGACGATTTCAGCCAAAGTGCAGATATTCATGTAATGATCATCAACACGCAGGCGTTCAATTCTTCGTTTAATGAGGCAAAGAATGTCGAGGGACGCAAGGGAGATGCCGCTGCAAGAATCATATTCTCCAAGCGTGATGATTTTAGTTCTCGCAGACCTATTGATGTGATTGCTGCGAATAACCCCATTATCATTATGGACGAACCTCAAAAAATGGGCGGTGACAAAACGCAGGCTGCACTGAAACAGTTCAAGCCGTTGTTTGTTTTGAATTATTCTGCCACCCATAAACAGCACCATGAGCTTGTCTATGTGCTGGATGCACTCGATGCCTATAATAAGCATTTGGTTAAGCGTATTGAAGTTAAGGGCTTTGATATTAAAAATCTGCGTGGTACTGACAGTTATCTGTACCTGTCAAGTATCATCATTTCTCCGAAAAAGCCCCCGATGGCTCGTATTGAATTTGAAATAGGCTATGATAAATCCATTAACAGAGAAACTCGTTTGCTGGGTGTGGACGATGATCTGTATTCCCTCTCAAAAAATATGAATCAATACCGTGGATATCGTATCAGCGAGATTGATCCTGTCCGAGGTATTGTGACTTTTACAAACGGTGAGATCATTCATTCAGGTGAAGTGCAGGGTGATGTTTCGGAATCTGATTTACGGCGTGTTCAGATCAGAGAAACGATACGCTCTCATTTTGAAAAGGAAAAAGAGCTTTTTGATAAGGGCATTAAATGCCTGTCTTTGTTCTTCATAGATGAGGTAGCAAAGTACCGCTGTTATGATGAAGACGGCAATGAGGTCAATTCTGAATATGGTGAGATTTTTGAGCAGGAATATACCGACATACTGAATGAATATCTCACGCTGTTTGATACGCCATATGAGAAGTATCTTCGTTCTATTGAAGTTCATCAGACTCATGCCGGATATTTCAGTATTGATAAAAAGGGACGTAAGATAGATAGCTCTCTCAAGCGCGGCACTGATGAAAGTGATGATATTTCTGCATATGATCTTATCTTGAAGGATAAGGAACGGTTACTCTCGTTCAATACGCCTGTTCGTTTTATTTTCTCACATTCCGCTCTCCGTGAAGGTTGGGATAACCCGAACGTTTTTCAGATTTGTACGCTGAAGCATGGCGGTAGTTCTCCTACGCAAAAGCGTCAGGAAGTCGGCAGAGGTCTACGCCTCTGCGTTAATCAAAACGGTGACCGAATGGACAGCGATACACTTGGGGATCTTGTGCAGCAGATCAATCAACTGACAGTTATCGCATCTGACGGTTACAGCGAATTTGTTGCTGATTTGCAGCGAGGTATCCGTGAAGATCTGTATGATCGCCCGACAAAGGCATCCGCAGAGTATTTCACCGGAAAGACACTTGTTTTGAACGGACAGGATATTACAATTACCGAAAAACAAGGAAAGGATATCTATCGCTATCTTATCAAAAATGATTATATTGACGATGAAGATCATATCACCGATCAATATCTTACTGATCTTGCCAATAGAGTTCTTGCATCGTTGCCGGAAAGCTGTATTGAAATCACTGAAGGGGTTCATGCTCTTGTGCAAAGCATCTATGATGAACACGCCCTTGATGACATGATTCGCAATGGTAACAGTACAACAATTCAGGAGAACGCACTGAATGATAATTTCTATAAAAAGGAATTTCAAACACTCTGGAATTATATCAACCATAAGTATGCCTACACTGTCGAATTCGACAGCGAGGAATTGATTAAAAAGGCTATTGCTTACCTTGACGAAAAAATGTTTGTTGCTAAACTTCAATATACAGTAACAACAGGTAAACAGGAAGATAAACTCAATAATGAAACGATAAAAACTGGCGCAGGCTTCTCTACTGAAAAAAGTAAGACCTATACATTAGATAGAACTGAAGGCAGTTCTATCCCCTATGATCTTATTGGAGAAATTGCAGCCGGTGTAAAACTTACTCGACGTTCAACAGCAAGAATTCTGGCTGGTATAAAGCCTACTACATATGCGTATTATTGTAATAATCCAGAAGAGTTTATTTCAAAGGCAATTCGTTTGATTTTAGAGCAGAAAGCAACGATGATTGTAGAGCATATTTCTTATAATCAAACTGATGGAACATATGATAGTGCTATATTCACTGCTGAAAAAAATAATGATTTTTCTAAGGCGTATAGAGCGCAAAAGCATATTCAGGATTATGTTTTTACAGACGGATATGCTAAAGACGGTCAAAGCGTTGAACGAAAATTTGTCGAAGACATTGATAAAGCTGATGAAGTTTGTGTTTACGCAAAACTTCCAAAGGGCTTTTCTATT
Encoded proteins:
- a CDS encoding site-specific DNA-methyltransferase → MDKLKMHTPDLADENFKKLASLFPNAVTETITGYDADGNAIVERAIDADVLRQEISATVVEGAQERYQFTWPDKKKSIVLANQPIAKTLRLDRKKSVGRDGTPGSIDTENIYIEGDNLDALKLLQETYLGKVKMIYIDPPYNTGNDFIYEDDFSLDTGEYLGNSGQFDEEGNRLVQNTESNGRFHTDWLNMMYPRLRIAKDLLSEDGAIFISIDEHEVGNLRKMCDEVFGGACFVSDVAWQRTYSMRNDVKGIAAEIEHVLVYGKQPAWQPKKLARTEKMDSKYKNPDNDPRGAWRNIVASAPNAATHQGMVYAIQNPITGEYAYPPQGRCWSLGQDFMLNAMNQWCDYELKNIHDDERRAEVCGVSTAEVRKDVLAIVLKGALAEAKQKALAKYQGVLPEFFFSKKGEGTLSRKAYINEVAGRPVTNFWSFEETGHTDEASRLLKELFDGTTVFDTPKPVRLLDRIITIATNTEDVVLDFFSGSGTTAESLLKMNMSDSGNRKYILVQINEETRLPSYANLCEIGEERIRRAGKKIKEENPLTTADLDIGFRVFKVDSSNMEDVYYRPADLKQDQIMMNIDNVKADRTPEDLLFQSMLDLGILLSSEIEETEFAGKKVFSVAGGYLIACFDFEITEETVTEIAKKKPFYAVFRDAGYANDSVATNFEQIFETYSPKTKRKVL
- a CDS encoding DUF4391 domain-containing protein encodes the protein MIEFPSATVVGRRLPKEAFYKHLPLTKPLKDKFVSDVERIVVENSLTKSNLNLNDDAEINEIMLLSITLKKQEFDGKVVEAIARQNQHKLIFLLIYENSYQLALYHSKLYRTSWMQKDQVSLRPQGFSLDEIWNCFIEQIALFAEQAENIRTLSIEERLALQEKIQKLEKQIQKTETAAWKEQQPKKQFALYTKLREYQKQLEELKHGQA
- a CDS encoding helicase-related protein, translating into MEIFNNTTKTVGDDLKSCINAGNRIAIAAACFSIYAYQELCEQLESCEELRFIFTSPTFIAEKTKSERREFYIPRLGRERSLYGTEFEVRLRNELKQKAVAKECADWMRRKVKFKSNTTREGMNNLLLVEGDSDIFTYMPMNTFTTVDLGCERGNNLTNMVTRLENPASSEFLRMFDSIWNDADKLKDVTEDVIEMISTVYQENAPELVYFMTLYNIFSEFLDDISEDVLPNEATGFKDSVIWNKLFHFQKDATLAIINKLEQFNGCILADSVGLGKTFTALAVIKYYEGRNKNVLVLCPKKLSENWMTYRGNLINNPLAADRLRYDILYHTDLSRDSGDTVIGLPIDRINWGNYDLVVIDESHNFRNGNGTNSKGGEKENRYMRLMNRVIKPGVKTKVLMLSATPVNNRFYDLRNQLALAYEGEPEEFSDKLKTKSDIDTIFRQAQTVYNAWCKLPEEQRTTATLLSRLDFDFFEVLDSVTIARSRKHIQTYYDVSDIGTFPKRNKPITLRPKLTNKPKAINYKEVYELLSNLQLTIYTPTIYIQPSKISKYLDEDETENFRKGRELGIQRLMKINLLKRMESSVHSFLLTVRRIHDFLHDTSEIISKFMKTGIGNLDEMRDLLSTTNDFDFDDQNTDFFSVGKKVKIDIRDMDYISWKRDIDNDIENLQLLIFMVEDITPEYDYKLNELFRVIKEKIAHPINPENKKIIIFTAFADTAEYLYDNVSKMALSELGLHTALVTGSVDGKTTISKFKADMNHVLTCFSPLSKDKAVLYPNESAEIDILIATDCISEGQNLQDCDYCINYDIHWNPVRIIQRFGRIDRIGSRNAVIQLVNFWPDLDLDEYINLKSRVETRMRISVMTSTGDDDLINQEEKGDLEYRRNQLKRLQEEVVDLEDMTNGISIMDLGLNEFRMDLLAYMKEHEDIDHTPFGIHAVVKGEKPGVIFVMKNVNEHINIENQNRLHPFYMVYVSMDGEVITNHLQPKDTLDIMRHLAKGKTQPDKHLCDKFNKATNNGKNMAKISQLLEDSIMSIIDAKDESDIDSFFGGGQTTFLSGGFSGLDDFELICFMVVI
- a CDS encoding type III restriction-modification system endonuclease, translating into MKFKFTIQPYQTEAVESVVNVFAGQSFNDRFTYRRDVEVERTLLNAQKSDEELYMGFANARVQLDGTQLLANIRKIQGRNNIKLSDSLTTKLGCCSLDVEMETGTGKTYVYIKTMFELNKRYGWSKFIVVVPSIAIREGVRKSFDVMQEHFHEQYGKKARFFVYDSKNLSEIDDFSQSADIHVMIINTQAFNSSFNEAKNVEGRKGDAAARIIFSKRDDFSSRRPIDVIAANNPIIIMDEPQKMGGDKTQAALKQFKPLFVLNYSATHKQHHELVYVLDALDAYNKHLVKRIEVKGFDIKNLRGTDSYLYLSSIIISPKKPPMARIEFEIGYDKSINRETRLLGVDDDLYSLSKNMNQYRGYRISEIDPVRGIVTFTNGEIIHSGEVQGDVSESDLRRVQIRETIRSHFEKEKELFDKGIKCLSLFFIDEVAKYRCYDEDGNEVNSEYGEIFEQEYTDILNEYLTLFDTPYEKYLRSIEVHQTHAGYFSIDKKGRKIDSSLKRGTDESDDISAYDLILKDKERLLSFNTPVRFIFSHSALREGWDNPNVFQICTLKHGGSSPTQKRQEVGRGLRLCVNQNGDRMDSDTLGDLVQQINQLTVIASDGYSEFVADLQRGIREDLYDRPTKASAEYFTGKTLVLNGQDITITEKQGKDIYRYLIKNDYIDDEDHITDQYLTDLANRVLASLPESCIEITEGVHALVQSIYDEHALDDMIRNGNSTTIQENALNDNFYKKEFQTLWNYINHKYAYTVEFDSEELIKKAIAYLDEKMFVAKLQYTVTTGKQEDKLNNETIKTGAGFSTEKSKTYTLDRTEGSSIPYDLIGEIAAGVKLTRRSTARILAGIKPTTYAYYCNNPEEFISKAIRLILEQKATMIVEHISYNQTDGTYDSAIFTAEKNNDFSKAYRAQKHIQDYVFTDGYAKDGQSVERKFVEDIDKADEVCVYAKLPKGFSIPTPVGNYSPDWAIAFHVGMVKHIFFIAETKGTMESLNLKRIEQAKIDCAKKLFAQLSKADVVYHEVDNYQHLLDKINEL